A single region of the Hoeflea prorocentri genome encodes:
- a CDS encoding ABC transporter permease → MKVRLVRRDSASRMAMLAAPVLALVLTCLTSLILFAALGKPAGVALHALLLKPFLSWYSFSEVLLKTAPLLLIAQGLAIGFRANVFNIGAEGQFVIGAICASAFPVYFPNGDLPMMLPAMIICGALGGMAYALIAAALRTRFGASEILVTLMLTLIAIQILNYLLLGPWKDPRGFNFPQTVMFPFNALLPILIEGTRTNISLIFALVASVFTYLMMQHHFGGYQLRTAGLAPKAALYAGFSAPRLIWISLAFGGLAAGIAGASEVAGPLGQLQRSVATGYGFAAIIVAYLGGLNPIGIVISSFIISALYIGGDSATVSAGLPVAAVEVFQGMLLGFYLLTFTLIRYRIEFDRRIAA, encoded by the coding sequence ATGAAAGTGCGTCTGGTCCGCCGAGACAGCGCGTCGCGCATGGCCATGCTGGCCGCGCCTGTACTTGCGCTGGTATTGACGTGTCTGACAAGCCTTATCCTCTTCGCCGCTTTGGGTAAGCCGGCCGGTGTTGCCCTTCACGCCTTGCTGCTGAAGCCCTTTTTGAGCTGGTACAGCTTTTCCGAGGTGTTGCTGAAAACGGCGCCTTTGCTCCTGATCGCCCAGGGTTTGGCCATCGGGTTCCGGGCAAATGTCTTCAATATCGGCGCCGAGGGGCAGTTTGTGATCGGCGCCATTTGTGCGTCGGCCTTTCCTGTCTATTTCCCCAATGGCGATTTGCCCATGATGCTTCCCGCCATGATCATATGCGGGGCTTTGGGCGGTATGGCCTATGCTCTGATCGCGGCGGCACTGCGCACCCGTTTCGGGGCATCGGAGATCCTGGTGACGCTGATGCTCACCCTCATTGCGATACAGATTCTCAACTATCTTCTCCTCGGCCCCTGGAAGGACCCGCGCGGGTTCAATTTTCCACAGACGGTGATGTTCCCCTTCAATGCGCTGTTGCCAATTCTCATAGAGGGCACGCGAACGAATATCTCACTGATCTTCGCACTCGTCGCGAGCGTGTTTACCTATCTGATGATGCAACATCATTTCGGCGGATATCAGCTGCGTACCGCCGGCCTCGCGCCCAAGGCGGCCCTTTATGCGGGTTTCAGCGCTCCGCGTCTGATCTGGATCAGCCTTGCTTTTGGCGGGCTGGCGGCCGGCATCGCGGGTGCCAGCGAAGTCGCCGGCCCACTCGGCCAGTTGCAGCGCTCGGTTGCCACCGGTTACGGCTTTGCGGCGATTATCGTGGCCTATCTGGGCGGGTTGAACCCGATCGGCATCGTGATCTCCAGCTTCATCATATCGGCGCTCTATATCGGCGGTGACAGCGCTACTGTTTCCGCCGGTCTGCCGGTAGCAGCGGTGGAGGTCTTCCAGGGCATGCTCCTGGGTTTTTATCTGCTCACCTTCACGCTGATCCGTTACCGGATAGAGTTTGACCGGAGGATTGCGGCATGA